The Leptodactylus fuscus isolate aLepFus1 chromosome 1, aLepFus1.hap2, whole genome shotgun sequence nucleotide sequence cttcctgcagatggtgtcactgtgcatcggtcaacaatacagcgcactttgcacaaggagaagctgtatgggagaatgatgaaaatgaagccgtttctgcaagcacgccacaaacagtcgcctgaggtatgcaaaagcacatttggacaagccagcttcattttggaagaaggtcctgtggactgatgaaacaaagattgagttgtttggtcatacaaaaaggcgttatgcatggcgtccaaaaaaaactgcattccaagaaaaacacatgctacccactgtaaaatttggtggaggttccatcatgctttggggctgtgtgaccaatgccggcaccaggaatcttgttaaagttgagagtcgcatggattccactcagtatcagcagattcttgagaataatgttcaagaatcagtgacgaagttgaagttacgccggggatggatatttcagcaagacaatgctccaaaacacggctccaaattgactcaggcattcatgcagaggaacaattacaatgttctggaatggccatcccagtccccagacctgaatatcattgaacatctgtgggatgatttgaagcgggctgtccatgctcggtgaccatcaaacttaactgaacttgaattgttttgtaaagaggaatggtccaaaatcccttcatccaggatccaggaactgattaaaagctacaggaagcgactagaggctgttatctgtgcaaaaggaggatctactaaatattaatgtcacttttctgttgaggtgcccatacttttgcaccggtcaaattttggtttaatgcatattgcacatcttctgttagtacaataaacctcatttcaatcctgaaatattactgtgtccatcagttattagatatatcaaaccgaaatggctgctgcaaacaccaaaatatttagaactaaaaatgattgagattaataggggtgcccaaactttttcataggactgtgtgtgtgtatatatatatatatatgtatgtgtatatatatatatatatatatggatgtgtGTTTGCTTTGGCGTCTAACGTCTTACTTCAGTTCAACCCtgatataaatatgtataaatatattttattgttttaaaTGCTCAGTTGTGCCATGACCGAGGTTACCTTGTGACACAAGATGAATTGGACCAGACATTGGATGAATTCAAGGGACAGTTTGGGGATAAGCCAAGTGAAGGCCGACCCCGGCGAACCGATCTTACTGTGTTGGTGGCTCACAATGATGATCCCACTGATCAGATGTTTGTGTTTTTCCCTGGTAAGTGATATTGTCATAATGTGTGATTAGATGaccgttacagatttttttttttcatgtagattgtgagcccatatagggatcacaatgtacttttttttttttttttttttcttcatttaagtatgtctttgtagaataggaggacatccacgcaaacatggggagaacatacaaactccttgcagatgttgttgctagcgggattcgaatccaggattccagagctgcaaggctgcagttctaaccactgagccaccatgttgccccacccTTACAGATTTTATGTGCGGTAGGGTCCATTTATATCATGTTTCTGCTGTATGTTCAGCAGATCTGTTTAAAGGagccgttttttttattttttttatttgaaaaacaggtacaaatatgaaaccatttttatattaaaaaaacagaTCTGTTTTTTACATACAACATGGCACCCTGATGAATACCAAACAAGTTTGGCCTGATCTGAAAGTGCTATTATACAAAAGCTAAACTCGCCTCACCTGCGTCCCTGACATCACCCAGACGTGCTTTTTCTAGCTGCTTCCAGGGGCATCAGCTGTCACTTTGGTCACGTGGTTGTCACAACGCTGGGTCATGgagaggtctgaggagaccccagagtataattggtgtaaatgaaaaattgttTCAAACAGATGCATAATTCGTTTGTATCTGTTATACATCGGGGGCAAAAAAATGATGAATCCTTTTTTGGGAGAGAAAAGTGTGGTAGGATATGCTTCTATGCTGGCTATTAAAGTAAGCAGACAGGAATGGACACTCAGCAGCAGCAGCTATTAACATTAGCATGTATACGATTGCTGACTGATATAAACTGTACAGCTGCAAAAAGCAATCTGTCAGATGGAGATCATTAACGTAATGTGAATGCGCCTTTGCTTGTCTCCTTTTTAGAGGAACCAAAGGTTGGAATAAAGACCATCaaattgtactgtcagaggatgCAGGAAGAAAACATAACCAGAGCGATCATTGTGGTGCAGCAAGGAATGACTCCATCTGCTAAGCAGGTATGTTTAGATTTCCTATGATAGCCACAGTTTTCATCTGCTCAGTGTAATGACTGGTATCAACAGAGCTGGAAAGatctgactataatgggttccattgTGTATCTGACGGACTTTACGATGGAGCTTCTGACACTTAAAAAAATTTCTTTTGTAATGCATTATCAGGAAATGACTtgaaaaccccccccccccccatattactACCTATATCAAaaaaatactaattttccttCCAACCAGTGACCCTCATAATAATCTGACACTTCTGATTGTAGTTATAGTCGTCTGAActattaatttacaaaaaaaataacattaaccCGTTATGCATTGTGATGGtcccagctctcctctccctacTTGCACGATGACTTTTTGCACAGGTTACAGAGTGTCCACGACTGGTTCCCATAGAGCATATTTGTTAATGCTTGTAACAGcatctaacgctgggttcacacctgcgtttagggtctccgttctatggtttccgtcttctgcatgccagaagacggaaaccatagaccgggtccggccgtgcgtggcggtgagcgttttaggctctccgccgcgaaaccggatttttttatccggacacagagtactgcatgtccgactctgtgtccagattataaaacccggtttcgcagcggagagcctaaaacgctcaccgccgctcacggccggacatctctctcacccattcaaatgaatgggtgagagagactcctgcaggtttccgtctcctgcctgtgttttaggcaggaaacggaaacctaagtacggagtgccgggccgcagatgtgaacgagcccttaggcaagatggctgcccaaTAGTCATGAACAGAaaatggggtaaaaaaaaaatctgtagtcaAATAATAAAGccaaatgtaaaaaatatgatcCATCTCAACTTGCCTAATTGTGGGGGGGAAACCGGGTGGGGCAGTCCTCATAGTCACCTATTTTCAATATATTTGTGGGCACTTGAGTTGTGTTGAAGTCTAATGATCTTTTTTATGTATTTAGTCACTGGTGGACATGGCTCCCAAATACATCCTTGAGCAATTTCTGCAGCAGGAGCTTCTGATAAACATTACCGAACATGAGGTAAGTTCAGACAGCTGCTGAAAGCCTGGATATTACTGTTGAAATATTTTTTGTATCTTAGTGATGAATAATCTGACAAGTTACTGTACTTAGTTCTTCTACTTTTCTGGTGTTCTGGCTGCATCCACATTTTTTGGATTATTCGGTAGTAAAGTATGGAAAGCCCTAAATACATTGCAGCTCTTTGTcttgcagttgtttttttttcctgtttctttCAAAAACATACTCTGggctttttcatttttgtttttcccaAGTTCTTTTCCAGAAATACCGGGTGAAATTTACTATTTCCTCAATGTCAAAAACTGGCATATGCTAAGGCACCACAgcggaaaagcgctgtgggaaaaagagGCAGAAATGCATCAGGTTTTTTCTGTAGTGCGTTCACAGAAAGTTTTCAGAGGAAatctctgtttcaattataccagtAGGGAAGCCGCTGTCATTTACATAGGTATaactaacatgctgcgatttgcaaaaatgcaaagGTTTTGGAAGTCCCAGCATTTCTGCTTCACATatttttgtgcactgtatggatgggatttgctagaatcccatccacttttgtaGGGCCCTGGCCATAGATGGGAATAGTTGTTAAATGACACCAGGACTGTATGTGTGATCGCTGTGTTATATTGTTTTAAGTTCTTTCATCACATTATTTCAGCAGAATCTGccatctaaaagccaaatagcgctgttTTATTCCagacccatacagcagattgtgACCACCTATGAGATATTGCATACCAAATTGATGGATGCATTTTCGGCTTTAACCCTTTGCGTGATGTGTAAATATTCGTTCTAAATGAACATATTTTTGAGAAATAAATGTTTAAATTTCACCTCAGTTTTATTTTAATTCCAGTGATATGTTTTAGGGTTTTAAGGGGTACTGTTTTGAGAATGGTGTGATTTATGAAGGATTTCTATTATGATGCATGAATCCAAAACTAGGGGAAGCTTGCTACCATACATGAATGTATTTGGCTGAAATTCCTATTATATAACCAATACTTATGGCTGCCTGGTCTCTTGAATCTTACGGTACTTTGTACAGCAGATCCCAATGCTTATTGCATTGCCATGTATCTGTTGATCTACAGTAAACtcctgttttagtggtagaagtTTGCGGAGATATGTGGAGGAGCTACAAGATGAATAAATTCACATTACTTAGCAACTACATTTATTAGCCAGTCTTTTTGGGTCACGGAGCACATGATTTATATACCATGTATGCTTTGCGCCATTATTTATGTTGTacccttgttttttgtttttcctttagtTGGTTCCTGAACATGTAGTCATGACAAAGGATGAAGTCACTGAGCTGCTAGCAAGATAGTATCCTTTCTTTATGGGTTTTTATCAAATTACATTTAGCCATATTTAGTACTATTCTCATATCATGTTACCTATGATCACCTTAGTGGATCCATTTAACAGATGTGGTAAAAACATATTCCAAGAGAAGggcatctgtgtgtgtgtgtgtgtgtgtgtgtgtgtgggggggggggggggtgtaaaaaTTAAGTGAGTTGTTCTTTTTCCCTGAATATTCCTTAACCGTTTATTTAGTAAACTCCGAGAATCCCAGCTCCCTCGTATACAGGCTGGAGATCCAGTTGCAAGATATTTTGGCTTAAAGAGGGGTCaggtaaggattttttttttgattctCATTATCGGTGCAGTTATAATCTCGTTGGATCATAGTATAAAGTACTGATATGACTAACCTTTTGACCACGGCGTGTCAAAACgcttaaaaaaaaccctagctTATCTTGGCTGTCCCATCACTTCTTTTATTGACCCCTACAcagtgtcccttttttttttttttttttttttttttttgtataccacacacgcagtatatgaccccttttaaaGGCCATCCGATATATATGACCctctccttccctccccccccttctCCCCACTCCCACACAGAGAAGTGgccgataatttttactcacctgtccacgctcTTGGCTTCCCTCCATTACCACCTCCAGGGTGTGCTGTAGCCAACACTGAAAAACACTGGGACGCTGAACATAGCACCCAGCGTTCTTCACCATTGCGACGTAAGTGTAGTGCTGCCTAGAGGCGGGCACGACTGGAGCGTGGTCAGCTGCTTATTgcaaatataacaaaaaatgCTGCCACTCCCCCCGCGCCTTTGGTTTATTCCATTGGTCGCTGCAAAGTGTGCCCCTGTGGCTGCCACGTGGTTCAATGCGTCACCCAAAATTTCTTGGTGTGTCACCTTTGACACACGAGTCATtgtttcgccatcactggtatagatgAACTGCATGATCACCTCACTAACTTCTTATAAAGACTGTATCACCATGTGACAGAATTTAATAATTTAATGTGAAgctttatatttaaagggattgtccgggataAATGAAAACTTTACCCCTAAGCTAAATCCCCTGCCCCCGCCTAACTACTAATTTACACCCTTGGGGCGGTcacacaatatactttttttttttaaaaatatatttcctgGTGACATCCTGTTTCGCTGTTTCCGGAGAAAGGAGCCCACCAGTACTCCTCTCTCTCTACCCCCTGTCCACCCCATACTCTCCAGCGTTcaccgctcacttcctccattatactgcttctggctgacTGCtcttccccttccttctttgtgtTGGAGATAATGCTCAGTGGATGAAAGTGAGGACGATTGCACAACCTGTCTGTATCGAGAGTATAGCACATACAGACTTGTGCCGGAAGAGAAGTGTGAACTACAAAAATTGTGCAAGAGGATGAAGACCAATAATCCTCAACATCATTATATGTCAGCACGGGAGAGAGGAAATTCATCAGAGCATTTGTCTTGTGTCCATAGCCTTTAACTTAATGTTCAGTGGATTCAGAGTCATGTGGTCTCCAAGTTCAGTCATACAGGGAGAGCTCTTTATTTGTCATGCTGACAGACTATACTTAACATGTAGTGATGGCGATGCTGGGTAAATatcagagatgagtgaacactattcgaaacagcagtttcgaatagcacacttccacattcatttctatgtgagtgtgctattcgaaatggctatttcgaatagtgttcgctcatctctagtaaatacataGTGTTTTTGGCCACAATTGgcagatttttattttcattatattGCTGTCTTGCAGGTGGTAAAGATCATTCGTCCCAGTGAGACTGCTGGCCGCTACATCACATACCGCTTGGTGCAATGAGGTTTCCTGTGGCCGCCTGGAGTAAATATTAGACTGAAGATTCTTTTAGTTATTAAGCTACATGTGTGAAGATTACAGTGATTCTATTTTATCTGCATTTCTTTGTATATGCATTTCTTTCCAGTGGCACAGGTGCCTATATTTAGcttttataaagtgactttttTTTGTGCCCTGTACACTAATTAAATGTATTTTGACAAAACTTATTTATTGGTTTATTTTCTGAAGACTTCTTTAAGCAGTTACACACACTACCAGATTTATAAACTCCACACACAAATTCACATGTCCTTTCAGTCTCTGCACTGCTGTTAGTAAGCAGCCTGTTCCTTGTACCATCGCTACTGAAGATATATATTCAGATTACTGGATTTCTTGGACACACAAAGCTGAAAGCTGCTGTTTTTATTGAGAATCACTTGACGCCCTTCATTTGAATTTATTAATTTTTGCTTCGCAAAGCACTTTGGGTGTAAAATGCTAGAGGAAGTTGCAGTCACTTAAACAAATTGTGGCCAACAGTCCGTTGAGGAGCTCAATGCAGTTTTTCCTTGTACCATACGGATGACAGGAGGAGGACGATAGCAGTGCAGAGGGGTCCTTAGAAATTGAGTAGTCAGTAGTACATTGTTAGATTGATTTGTGTTGTTTTCAGCTAGATTTCCTTGACTTGGTGTATTATCTTCCTCCGATTCAGACTGTGCATCTGCTCCAATGTAAGGGATGTCGTCCGTGCTGGTTTGACTGGGCTGTTTTGAAAACTGAGCACATGGGTCTATGGTTTTCCATGTGCTAGGGCTGTCCCCACCATCTGACTCAGATTCTGAATCTACAGATGATCCA carries:
- the POLR2E gene encoding DNA-directed RNA polymerases I, II, and III subunit RPABC1; the encoded protein is MDDEEETYRLWKIRKTIMQLCHDRGYLVTQDELDQTLDEFKGQFGDKPSEGRPRRTDLTVLVAHNDDPTDQMFVFFPEEPKVGIKTIKLYCQRMQEENITRAIIVVQQGMTPSAKQSLVDMAPKYILEQFLQQELLINITEHELVPEHVVMTKDEVTELLARYKLRESQLPRIQAGDPVARYFGLKRGQVVKIIRPSETAGRYITYRLVQ